The proteins below are encoded in one region of Labeo rohita strain BAU-BD-2019 chromosome 15, IGBB_LRoh.1.0, whole genome shotgun sequence:
- the mmp20b gene encoding matrilysin has translation MQVLLCLVCAFGLFGQYHPAPLPLEEDGSVHPTRPAAQNNLSLATKYLQQFYSFKADPTGRRRRSRPSFSSKLKDMQSFFGLNRTGTLNPDTLAVMRTPRCGVSDVEDYSHRRGNRWKKNIITYGVGRYTSDLPVNTVDALITSALDVWAKASPLTFLRSYSHQADIMVEFVGNEHGDSFPFDGPDGTLAHAFGPGEGIGGDVHFDEAEAWTAEAGFKGFNLYVVAAHEFGHALGLKHSQNPESVMYPTYKNRKTHNLLSSEDIMNINTLYGPRDKRPYPSPRFSWSYPSNPWYSGSYFPVPFKDTCNPDLTFDAVTTVGEAIFFFRDKYLWIKHNNQNDIKEGPISNFMPKIDCQIDAAYWVPQRSTAYLFNGTIFWTVKGSQVKGRPKNISNLGFPSRIQQIDAAVHIHKTVHTLFFTQHQYWRYNEHNKTMSDSSPRNISDDFPEIKGPISAAIYKDGFLHFFVGSDVYKYDVKQKEIIGADKTTSWLGC, from the exons ATGCAGGTTTTACTCTGTCTGGTTTGTGCCTTTGGCCTTTTTGGTCAATATCATCCAGCACCTTTACCACTGGAAGAAGATGGATCGGTGCATCCAACAAGACCTGCTGCTCAGAACAACCTGTCCCTTGCAACA AAATACCTGCAGCAATTCTACAGTTTCAAAGCAGATCCAACAGGCCGCAGGAGGAGGAGTCGTCCCTCGTTCTCTTCCAAACTGAAAGATATGCAGAGCTTTTTTGGGCTGAATAGGACAGGAACTTTGAACCCAGACACCCTTGCTGTCATGAGGACTCCTAGATGTGGCGTCTCAGATGTGGAGGATTACAGTCACAGACGTGGAAACAGGTGGaagaaaaacatcatcacttatgg TGTTGGGAGATACACCAGTGACTTACCAGTGAATACAGTGGATGCTCTGATCACGTCAGCTCTGGATGTGTGGGCAAAGGCCAGCCCACTCACTTTCCTGAGGTCTTATTCTCACCAGGCGGACATCATGGTGGAGTTTGTTGGAAATG AACATGGCGACTCCTTCCCTTTTGATGGTCCGGATGGCACACTGGCCCATGCTTTCGGCCCAGGGGAAGGCATTGGTGGGGACGTTCATTTTGACGAAGCTGAAGCATGGACAGCTGAAGCTGGGTTtaaag GGTTTAACTTGTATGTTGTAGCTGCACATGAGTTTGGTCACGCACTTGGTTTGAAACACTCGCAAAATCCAGAGTCAGTGATGTATCCGAcatacaaaaacagaaaaacacacaatctgCTCTCCAGCGAAGATATCATGAACATCAACACTCTCTATG GGCCAAGGGACAAAAGGCCTTATCCATCGCCAAGATTTAGCTGGAGCTATCCCAGCAACCCCTGGTACAGTGGTTCATATTTCCCTGTGCCATTCAAGGACACATGTAATCCCGATCTGACTTTTGATGCTGTGACTACTGTAGGAGAAGCCATTTTCTTCTTCAGAGACAA ATACTTGTGGATCAAACACAATAATCAAAATGATATAAAGGAAGGTCCCATCAGCAATTTCATGCCAAAAATTGACTGTCAGATCGACGCTGCTTATTGGGTCCCACAGCGGTCAACGGCATATCTATTCAATG GGACAATTTTCTGGACCGTGAAAGGATCCCAAGTAAAAGGCAGACCGAAAAACATCAGCAATCTGGGGTTCCCGTCAAGGATACAGCAGATAGACGCAGCAGTCCACATTCACAAAACTGTACACACCCTATTCTTCACCCAACACCAGTACTGGAG GTACAACGAACACAACAAGACTATGAGCGACTCAAGCCCACGTAACATTTCTGATGATTTCCCAGAAATAAAAGGACCCATAAGTGCAGCAATTTATAAAGATG ggtttcttcatttttttgttgGCTCAGATGTGTATAAATATGACGTCAAACAAAAGGAAATTATTGGAGCAGATAAGACAACTTCCTGGCTTGGATGTTAA
- the tp53i13 gene encoding tumor protein p53-inducible protein 13, producing the protein MSRQVIILSGFICLFVTRCCPSRLTHCDNGKTNLVTDLPGPDELLCQELWPQSMKNMPDIDTKHTIKAADYICMDTPITYNDPIPTHGPYRPVEAESGEYLYCPPQRWLHNLKNGALVFLYHPCVTAEAYRSLAGLAYSCLSHYILTPHPWLSQHRPLAVVSWGRSLEMSRITLGVCDWLLSISTNISQASTSQRAKYNLYLTKPAPMDKPENTSQEISKVERLKSLKNCCMETLGLIEVQRSRRRTRKSRMVVKQSLEEVKPKDDVKPYELNNTNSAKLSRTDTLPQNNTKVMAFSSMLAVTQSLSSVKDSEEPTKDKTNMTEKQFLQNNVTERHKYQTDTKTHKKTLTQGRKHRIKTDTKAQRSGFECGELGQCGVPDSKSPHLGGPLKGERIPMPRTDEAVWAAGAVGFLLVLLTLSVLHTRLYRHCRSSTSLYWHDNQQDYENVGDIIRRRLRMVGRRKRRSSHSRRQECALLSNSSNEENSD; encoded by the exons ATGAGCCGTCAAGTGATCATCCTTTCTGGattcatttgtctttttgtgACACGGTGTTGTCCTTCCAGACTGACACACTGCGACAATGGAAAG acaaatctggTCACAGACCTACCAGGACCTGACGAGCTTTTGTGTCAAGAGCTTTGGCCTCAGTCAATGAAG AACATGCCTGATATTGACACAAAACATACTATAAAG gCTGCTGATTACATCTGTATGGACACACCCATTACATACAATGACCCCATACCCACCCA tggtccTTACCGGCCTGTTGAGGCAGAGAGTGGAGAATATCTTTACTGCCCCCCTCAGCGCTGGCTACACAACCTCAAA AATGGAGCGCTGGTCTTTCTGTATCACCCATGTGTCACAGCGGAAGCTTATAGGAGCTTGGCGGGGTTGGCTTACTCCTGTTTGTCTCATTACATCCTTACACCTCACCCCTGGCTCAGCCAACACAGA CCTTTAGCGGTGGTCTCGTGGGGTCGCTCACTAGAGATGTCTCGCATCACGCTTGGGGTTTGTGATTGGTTGCTTTCCATTTCCACCAATATTAGTCAAGCTAGTACAAGCCAAAGAGCAAAGTACAATCTATATTTGACAAAACCAGCACCTATGGACAAACCAGAGAATACCAGTCAAGAGATATCCAAAGTGGAGAGATTAAAG TCTCTTAAAAACTGCTGTATGGAGACTCTCGGTCTCATTGAGGTCCAGAGGTCCAGAAGGAGAACCAGGAAAAGCAGGATGGTCGTCAAACAATCCCTGGAAGAAGTGAAACCGAAAGATGACGTCAAACCATACGAGCTTAACAACACAAACAGTGCAAAGCTGAGCCGTACAGACACGCTaccacaaaataatacaaaggTGATGGCCTTCTCTTCAATGCTAGCTGTTACACAATCTCTCAGTTCAGTTAAGGACTCTGAGGAGCCTACTAAAGACAAGACAAACATGACTGAGAAGCAATTTCTGCAGAATAACGTGACTGAAAGACATAAATACCAAacagacacaaaaacacataagaAAACTTTAACACAGGGTAGGAAGCATCGCATTAAGACTGATACGAAAGCTCAGAGGTCTGGATTTGAATGCGGGGAGCTTGGACAGTGCGGAGTCCCAGACTCAAAGTCTCCTCATTTAGGAGGACCACTGAAGGGTGAGAGGATACCAATGCCACGTACCGATGAGGCCGTGTGGGCAGCAGGCGCTGTGGGATTCCTCTTAGTGCTCCTTACCCTGTCTGTGCTCCATACTCGCCTCTATCGCCACTGTCGATCTTCAACCAGTCTCTACTGGCACGACAACCAGCAAGACTATGAGAATGTGGGTG ACATCATCCGGCGGAGGCTTAGGATGGTTGGCCGGAGGAAAAGGAGGAGCAGTCACAGCAGGAGACAGGAGTGTGCACTGCTGTCTAACTCCAGTAATGAGGAGAACTCCGACTAA